One region of Triticum aestivum cultivar Chinese Spring chromosome 6B, IWGSC CS RefSeq v2.1, whole genome shotgun sequence genomic DNA includes:
- the LOC123134480 gene encoding uncharacterized protein At1g66480, whose amino-acid sequence MGNSIGAKRKGAKVMQLDGTSFRVKPPAAASDVLRDHPGFQLLEAEEVKLLGARARPLAHDAPLRRGRLYFLVALPRRPAAGPPRRAWSGNLRVGARERLESLMLARRSTSDLSSFQGIASASAPASPLPGGYGVSGGGGGTPVRLRMRLPKAQVEKLMGESRDAAEAAAKIMELCAAVGDGGCSAKVTPERPPGILRSPRFAATPEWGSGFMLPKPAPGAPPKTPQRWPTLPGTKEEKRARFVALPDELIA is encoded by the exons ATGGGGAACAGCATTGGGGCGAAGCGCAAGGGGGCCAAGGTGATGCAGCTGGACGGCACGTCCTTCCGGGTCaagccgccggcggcggcgtccgACGTGCTGCGCGACCACCCGGGCTTCCAGCTGCTGGAGGCGGAGGAGGTCAAGCTGCTGGGCGCGCGGGCGCGGCCCCTGGCGCACGACGCGCCGCTGCGCCGGGGCCGGCTCTACTTCCTCGTCGCgctcccgcgccgccccgccgcggggCCGCCCAGGCGCGCGTGGTCGGGCAACCTCCGCGTCGGCGCGCGCGAGCGGCTCGAGTCGCTCATGCTCGCCCGCCGCTCCACCTCCGACCTCTCCTCCTTCCAGGGCATCGCCTCCGCCTCCGCGCCCGCCTCCCCGCTCCCCGGCGGCTACGGTgtctcgggcggcggcggaggtacCCCCGTGCGACTCAGGATGCGGCTCCCCAAGGCGCAGGTCGAGAAGCTGATGGGGGAGAGCCGGGACGCGGCCGAGGCGGCGGCCAAGATCATGGAGCTGTGCGCCGCGGTGGGCGACGGCGGCTGCAGCGCCAAGGTGACGCCCGAGCGGCCGCCCGGGATCCTGCGCAGCCCGCGGTTCGCGGCCACGCCCGAGTGGGGCTCCGGCTTCATGCTCCCCAAGCCGGCGCCCGGCGCGCCGCCCAAGACGCCGCAGAGGTGGCCCACCCTCCCCGGCACCAAGGAGGAG AAGCGTGCGAGGTTCGTGGCGTTGCCGGACGAGCTGATAGCATGA